The genomic stretch acttgttctttaatcagccttgtagcagcttccaatttctcagaggataggggccattgaggaacccacacggcctcctccgtaagccagggtatgggcatagaaccctcaatggcaactagggaaaacccaaaccttgtcttcctgtattacactcttgtgagattgggcttaatcttccttgttcttttctgccaaggccttttccttccttatatcccatcCTTTTCATAATATCGATGGCTTGTTGAGAGTACTCATTAGTTAATGTTAAtactaggtcttgtaagatgtctcttccccagagattaacggggagaggaagcacataaggtataaagcttcctgtttgaccttctggtgcctgccaagtcaatgaaCGTGAACTGACTTCggggctggcttcatatcccaacccttgtaaggagtgggatgattgtgtaacaggccatgccttaggccaccagttgGAGGAAATAGTACTtttatcagctcctgtgtccaaattccgataaagttcttcccctctatcattaattgtaaggtgggtctagttttaaggtcaactaccaagtGAGCAAAATCAGTCCCTGAAGAATCAAGTCCCTTGGCGCCTCTAGGCACCCCGGTGGACGGGAAACAATTATGTAAACCTGGAaaaacaaccaattgagcaatcctatctctgggagagatagaaaatatgccttggggacaagagcagagaacttgaagttccttGGTATAATCTTGGTCCATCACACCAGGATGAACTACAAGCCCtttcaaggtaagagaggagcaacCTAGAATAAGGCCAACAGTTCCCTCAGGCAGGGGACCTTTAAAATCAACTGTGATAGGTTGTACACCCACATGAGGCATTAATAAGAAttgggaggtggaacggaggtccaatCCTGTGGAGCCTCTTGTAGCTCTGCGGCTAGAGGTGTCCTCCAGTTGCCGACTTGTGTCCCATattttttggggccctgggatctggggccTGGAAACCCGTTTTTCGGAATACATTCATCTCTTCCCAATGGtggggaatcatgttgaataagctttccttgaatatctctaactgagcaacactcattagcccaatgataaccttttctgcatttggtacaaagccctggagttcTTTCTTGCGTGGAAGCACGACATTCTCGTTTCAAATGACCCGGTTTGCCACAGTTATAGCAGACTTTATGGCCGCCAGGACTTGGGCAgttttggctttgtaagataGCTGCTGCAAGGCCGGCATTAGTAAGCGGGCCTCCAAGTCCTTGGCAAACCTTTATCCAGTCTGTCAACCCTTTGCTTCTTCTAGGGGTAATGACTGCCTTGCActctggtgaggcattttcatacaccagtTGTTCTATCAGTGGTTTAACTTGCTCCGGGTCTCCAAAAATCCTGCCTGCTGTTTCtgtcatcctagccacaaagtctgagaatggctcttgggggtcttgtaatatttttgttaggtgtcccccggcctcacctttctttgagagggCCTTTCATGCTTTAATAGCAGCAGCTGAAATTTGGCCATATGCTCCCCAATCGAAATTTGTTTGATCATTAACAAACTGTCCTTGTCCTGTTAACAGTTCAAATGTCCATTGTCTTTGATCGCCTTCCACATTGGTGTTGGCCCTTGCCTGTACTTGAGAAGTATCATGccataaggctttccattccatgtattgtcccatattagggagagcagtttttactgtattttgccaATCATTTGGAGTCATTGCCATAGTGGCGAGTCTTTCAAGCTGCATGACTGTAAAATTAGCATCAACTCCATATCtgttaactgatt from Arvicanthis niloticus isolate mArvNil1 chromosome 27, mArvNil1.pat.X, whole genome shotgun sequence encodes the following:
- the LOC143439545 gene encoding LOW QUALITY PROTEIN: endogenous retrovirus group K member 6 Gag polyprotein-like (The sequence of the model RefSeq protein was modified relative to this genomic sequence to represent the inferred CDS: substituted 1 base at 1 genomic stop codon), with protein sequence MIARLTAGAETRDAGKPYHRRCRGDPPFSRRGFRTAGQRERYKGKDALGEKRKENKDKGKDALGEKRKEGEKKPERKSLYPVEELETLGIDSSESEELSPSEEEDLDEEAAHYEEERYHPDERPPLQNRKQKKTGNRNLMASQPVAPCRPIVPSAPLPYAEKCYSDSFLSKGDKRKLLQAFPVFEASEGGRVHAPVEYTPIKELAESVNRYGVDANFTVMQLERLATMAMTPNDWQNTVKTALPNMGQYMEWKALWHDTSQVQARANTNVEGDQRQWTFELLTGQGQFVNDQTNFDWGAYGQISAAAIKAXKALSKKGEAGGHLTKILQDPQEPFSDFVARMTETAGRIFGDPEQVKPLIEQLVYENASPECKAVITPRRSKGLTDWIKVCQGLGGPLTNAGLAAAILQSQNCPSPGGHKVCYNCGKPGHLKRECRASTQERTPGLCTKCRKGYHWANECCSVRDIQGKLIQHDSPPLGRDECIPKNGFPGPRSQGPKKYGTQVGNWRTPLAAELQEAPQDWTSVPPPNSY